A stretch of Oncorhynchus mykiss isolate Arlee chromosome 12, USDA_OmykA_1.1, whole genome shotgun sequence DNA encodes these proteins:
- the LOC110537200 gene encoding transmembrane protein 120B, protein MSLQRCQTDWEEIDQEYQQLQETHKVYRQKLDELTNLQATCSSAISKQRKGLKDLGHSLCKCTKTSDEKETELIKDIQMQIKDKENFFFDMEAYLPKKNGLYLNLVLGNVNVTLLSNQAKFAYKDEYEKFKLFMTIILMFGAITCLFLLNYRVTDEIFNFLLVWYYCTLTIRESILMSNGSRIKGWWVSHHYVSTFLSGVMLTWPEGSMYQMFRSQFLAFSIYQSFVHFLQYYYQSGCLYRLRALGERNQLDLTVEGFQSWMWRGLTFLLPFLFFGHFWQLYNAMTLFRLAGHEDCKEWQVFMLALTFLVLFLGNFLTTLKVVHQKIQENPEKVQKQE, encoded by the exons ATGTCCCTGCAAAGGTGTCAAACTGATTGGGAAGAAATTGACCAAGAATATCAACAATTACAG GAAACTCACAAAGTGTACAGACAGAAGCTCGATGAGCTCACCAATCTCCAGGCAACATGCAGCAGTGCCATTAGTAAACAGCGGAAGGGTCTAAAAGACCTCGGGCACAGTCTGTGCAA GTGCACAAAAACGAGTGATGAGAAAGAAACGGAACTGATCAAAGACATCCAAATGCAAATTAAAGACAAAGAGAACTTCTTCTTTGATATGGAAGCCTATTTGCCAAAGAAGAATGG ATTGTACTTAAATTTGGTGCTTGGCAATGTGAATGTAACACTTCTCAGCAACCAGGCAAA ATTTGCCTATAAAGATGAATATGAGAAGTTCAAGCTTTTTATGACAATAATCTTGATGTTTGGGGCCATAACCTGTCTCTTTTTGCTCAATTACCG TGTCACAGATGAAATCTTCAACTTCTTGCTGGTTTGGTACTACTGCACTTTGACCATAAGGGAAAGCATCCTCATGAGCAATGGGTCCCG GATCAAAGGGTGGTGGGTCTCCCATCATTATGTCTCTACCTTCCTATCAGGTGTAATGCTTACCTG GCCAGAGGGGTCCATGTATCAGATGTTTAGAAGTCAATTCCTTGCATTCTCCATTTACCAGA GCTTTGTGCATTTTCTTCAATATTACTACCAAAGTGGCTGCTTATACCGGTTACGAGCTTTGGGGGAGAGAAATCAGTTGGACCTCACAGTGG AAGGGTTTCAGTCATGGATGTGGAGAGGGCTCACCTTCCTCTTGCCATTTCTCTTTTTCGGCCAT TTCTGGCAGCTGTACAATGCTATGACTCTGTTTCGGTTGGCAGGACATGAAGACTGTAAAGAGTGGCAG GTATTTATGTTGGCACTGACATTTCTTGTCCTATTCCTGGGGAATTTTCTCACCACATTAAAAGTTGTTCATCAAAAGATCCAGGAAAACCCAGAAAAGGTGCAAAAGCAGGAGTGA
- the LOC110537199 gene encoding rho-related GTP-binding protein RhoF isoform X1 has translation MTQNGTMISNGNAKKGEELKIVIVGDGGCGKTSLLMVYAKGDFPEKYAPSVFEKYVTTVTYGGKEIRLNLYDTAGQDDYDRLRPLSYQNANLVLVCYDVTNPTSFENVLIKWYPEVNHFCRDVPVILIGCKTDLRKDKERTRRLKAMDQAPITYTQGEETRRHMSAELYLECSAKYRENVEDIFRDATKKALASSRRARQRTKKRHCVIL, from the exons ATGACACAGAATGGTACTATGATTAGCAATGGCAACGCTAAGAAGGGAGAAGAACTAAAAATTGTTATTGTGGGTGATGGGGGATGTGGGAAAACATCCCTTCTAATGGTGTATGCCAAAGGAGACTTTCCAGAG AAGTATGCTCCGTCTGTGTTTGAGAAATATGTCACCACAGTCACGTATGGAGGGAAAGAGATTCGGCTCAACCTCTATGACACAGCTG GCCAAGATGATTACGATCGTTTGAGGCCACTCTCCTACCAGAATGCCAACCTGGTGTTAGTTTGTTATGATGTGACCAACCCCACCAGTTTTGAAAATGTCTTAATCAAG TGGTACCCGGAAGTGAACCACTTCTGTCGCGATGTTCctgtcattctgattggctgtaaGACTGACCTGAGGAAGGATAAGGAGCGTACCAGGAGGCTCAAAGCCATGGACCAGGCTCCCATCACTTACACACAG GGTGAGGAGACCAGGCGGCATATGAGTGCTGAGCTTTATCTAGAGTGTTCAGCCAAATACCGGGAGAACGTAGAGGACATTTTCAGAGATGCCACCAAAAAAGCCCTGGCATCAAGCCGCAGAGCAAGACAACGTACGAAGAAGAGGCATTGTGTCATCCTGTGA
- the LOC110537199 gene encoding rho-related GTP-binding protein RhoF isoform X2 has translation MGLLCRRPTARSTKYAPSVFEKYVTTVTYGGKEIRLNLYDTAGQDDYDRLRPLSYQNANLVLVCYDVTNPTSFENVLIKWYPEVNHFCRDVPVILIGCKTDLRKDKERTRRLKAMDQAPITYTQGEETRRHMSAELYLECSAKYRENVEDIFRDATKKALASSRRARQRTKKRHCVIL, from the exons ATGGGCCTCTTGTGCAGAAGACCGACTGCTCGCAGCACA AAGTATGCTCCGTCTGTGTTTGAGAAATATGTCACCACAGTCACGTATGGAGGGAAAGAGATTCGGCTCAACCTCTATGACACAGCTG GCCAAGATGATTACGATCGTTTGAGGCCACTCTCCTACCAGAATGCCAACCTGGTGTTAGTTTGTTATGATGTGACCAACCCCACCAGTTTTGAAAATGTCTTAATCAAG TGGTACCCGGAAGTGAACCACTTCTGTCGCGATGTTCctgtcattctgattggctgtaaGACTGACCTGAGGAAGGATAAGGAGCGTACCAGGAGGCTCAAAGCCATGGACCAGGCTCCCATCACTTACACACAG GGTGAGGAGACCAGGCGGCATATGAGTGCTGAGCTTTATCTAGAGTGTTCAGCCAAATACCGGGAGAACGTAGAGGACATTTTCAGAGATGCCACCAAAAAAGCCCTGGCATCAAGCCGCAGAGCAAGACAACGTACGAAGAAGAGGCATTGTGTCATCCTGTGA